A DNA window from Coffea arabica cultivar ET-39 chromosome 6c, Coffea Arabica ET-39 HiFi, whole genome shotgun sequence contains the following coding sequences:
- the LOC140008295 gene encoding glucomannan 4-beta-mannosyltransferase 1-like, with the protein MRNSVFLEPEPEVNLYDDTGRSLSQAWDRIRVPIIVPILRFALYVCIAMSVMLFIERVYMAIVIGCVKCLGRKRYTKYNLDAIKEDLEQNRNYPMVLVQIPMFNEKEVYKLSIGAACGLSWPSDRLIVQVLDDSTNEVLRALVELECQRWIEKGVNVKYETRNNRNGYKAGALRDGLKKPYVEDCEFVVIFDADFQPEEDFLWRTVPYLLENPELALVQARWKFVNANECLMTRLQEMSLDYHFSVEQEVGSSTCSFFGFNGTAGVWRIQAVSDAGGWKDRTTVEDMDLAVRASLKGWKFIFVGDLSVKNELPSTFKAYRFQQHRWSCGPANLFRKMFKEILLCERVSIWKKFHVIYAFFFVRKIVAHWVTFFFYCIVIPATILVPEVHLPKPIAVYLPATITLLNAASTPRSLHLLVFWILFENVMSLHRSKAAIIGLLEASRVNEWIVTEKLGNALKQKYSIPKVSKRPRSRIAERIHFLELIMGMYMLHCAFYNMIFANDHFFIYLLLQAGAFFTIGLGYIGTIVPT; encoded by the exons atgagaaactcAGTTTTTCTAGAGCCCGAGCCAGAGGTAAATTTATATGATGATACTGGCAGAAGTCTCAGCCAAGCATGGGACCGTATACGAGTTCCTATAATTGTGCCAATTCTGCGGTTTGCTTTATATGTATGCATAGCAATGTCTGTTATGCTTTTCATTGAACGGGTGTACATGGCGATTGTGATTGGATGTGTCAAGTGCTTGGGAAGGAAACGATATACCAAGTATAATCTTGATGCCATAAAAGAAGACCTAGAGCAAAACAGAAACTATCCTATGGTGCTGGTCCAAATACCCATGTTTAACGAAAAAGAG GTCTATAAACTCTCAATTGGAGCTGCATGTGGGCTTTCATGGCCATCAGATAGATTAATAGTTCAGGTTCTTGATGACTCCACGAATGAAGTCCTGCGG GCATTGGTGGAGTTGGAGTGTCAAAGATGGATAGAGAAAGGGGTGAATGTGAAGTATGAAACAAGGAACAACAGGAATGGTTATAAAGCAGGTGCACTTCGGGATGGTCTAAAAAAGCCATATGTTGAAGATTGTGAGTTTGTCGTCATTTTTGATGCAGACTTCCAGCCTGAGGAGGACTTTCTGTGGAGAACAGTGCCTTATCTTCTTGAAAACCCAGAGCTGGCTTTGGTTCAAGCCCGATGGAAATTTG TAAATGCAAATGAATGTTTAATGACGCGGCTTCAGGAGATGTCACTAGACTATCACTTCAGTGTGGAGCAAGAAGTAGGCTCGTCAACATGTTCATTCTTTGGGTTTAATG GAACTGCCGGTGTATGGAGGATCCAAGCAGTAAGTGATGCTGGTGGATGGAAAGATAGGACCACGGTTGAGGATATGGACCTTGCAGTAAGGGCTAGCCTTAAGGGTTGGAAATTCATCTTTGTGGGAGATTTATCT GTCAAAAATGAACTTCCAAGCACTTTCAAGGCTTATAGATTTCAGCAGCATCGATGGTCGTGTGGCCCAGCCAATCTCTTCAGAAAAATGTTCAAAGAAATTCTCCTTTGTGAG CGTGTGTCCATCTGGAAGAAATTCCATGTCATCTATGCCTTCTTCTTTGTGAGGAAGATAGTTGCACACTGGGTTACTTTTTTCTTCTACTGCATTGTGATCCCAGCAACTATCTTAGTTCCTGAAGTGCATCTTCCAAAGCCAATAGCAGTTTATCTGCCAGCAACCATTACACTTCTTAATGCAGCTAGCACTCCAAG GTCCTTGCATCTACTCGTGTTCTGGATACTGTTTGAGAATGTCATGTCCCTCCATCGATCCAAAGCAGCAATTATAGGACTTTTAGAAGCCAGCCGAGTTAACGAGTGGATTGTGACGGAAAAGCTTGGAAACGCATTGAAGCAAAAGTACAGCATCCCCAAAGTATCTAAGAGACCAAGATCACGAATTGCAGAAAG GATCCACTTTTTGGAGCTGATAATGGGAATGTATATGCTGCACTGTGCTTTCTACAACATGATCTTTGCAAACGATCATTTCTTCATATACCTGTTACTTCAAGCAGGGGCTTTCTTCACAATAGGGCTTGGTTACATTGGAACAATTGTCCCTACTTAA
- the LOC140008296 gene encoding uncharacterized protein — MGGKCPHRSVKKRRYSHKTARRTKFLVKGDDAVYEELHCMVGENKSLPVDEDLPGMGQYYCLHCDRYFANVAVRDEHFKTKRHRKRMKLMMGPAPHTQLDADLAAGMGMPDNGPKLMST, encoded by the exons ATGGGAGGCAAGTGTCCTCATAGAAGCGTCAAGAAGCGACGCTACTCTCACAAAACAGCTCGCCGCACTAAATTTCTCGTCAAAG GTGATGATGCGGTTTACGAGGAGCTTCATTGTATGGTGGGCGAGAACAAATCCTTGCCCGTCGACGAAGACCTTCCTGGAATGGGCCAATATTACTGCCTGCACTGCGA TCGGTATTTCGCGAATGTAGCGGTTAGGGATGAGCATTTCAAGACCAAACGACACAGGAAACG TATGAAGCTGATGATGGGACCTGCGCCACATACACAACTTGATGCTGACCTAGCTGCTGGAATGGGCATGCCAGATAATGGTCCAAAGCTTATGTCAACTTGA